A window from Bacillota bacterium encodes these proteins:
- a CDS encoding polymer-forming cytoskeletal protein — MFGKRTGEPQQPKKVDTIIGKDTRISGRIQAEGTIRIEGTVDGEIDADGDVIVGEPGRLVASIHARNVTVAGEVQGNIHSEGRLELLPTGKLYGDVKTAVLAIEDGAIFKGACEMTEAPARGRLLPGKTAPPALPEGEDGASGDGPA; from the coding sequence ATGTTCGGCAAGCGAACTGGCGAGCCGCAGCAGCCGAAGAAGGTGGACACCATCATCGGAAAGGACACCCGAATCAGCGGTCGGATCCAGGCGGAAGGCACGATTCGTATCGAAGGCACCGTTGACGGCGAGATTGACGCTGACGGAGACGTTATCGTCGGCGAGCCCGGTCGACTCGTTGCGTCGATTCACGCGCGCAATGTGACCGTTGCGGGAGAAGTCCAGGGGAACATTCACTCAGAGGGCAGGCTGGAGCTCCTTCCCACGGGCAAGCTGTACGGAGACGTAAAGACGGCGGTTCTCGCGATAGAGGACGGGGCAATCTTCAAGGGCGCGTGCGAAATGACTGAAGCGCCGGCGCGAGGCAGGCTGCTGCCTGGGAAAACCGCTCCGCCCGCGCTCCCGGAAGGCGAAGACGGAGCATCAGGGGACGGCCCAGCATGA
- a CDS encoding phosphoribosyltransferase — translation MTFKDRAQAGRLLAKKLERYAGTDALVLALPRGGVPVGAEIALALSADLDIVIPRKIPAPSDPELAIGAVSDHGVLLNDDLIRSLSVTRDYMREAVAKERAEIERRSRLYRGSEPVPSIKGRTVIIVDDGVATGYTMLAALRGAKTQEPMRLVAAVPVAPPETVPTLEAEADEVVVLSTPALFFAVGQFYEDFTQVSDEEVQALLARVRRFRNAPKTPPEESP, via the coding sequence ATGACCTTCAAAGACCGCGCCCAAGCAGGTCGCTTGCTTGCCAAGAAGCTCGAACGATACGCGGGAACTGATGCGCTCGTGTTGGCTTTGCCCAGAGGGGGCGTCCCCGTGGGCGCGGAGATAGCCCTTGCACTCTCTGCGGACCTGGACATCGTCATACCTCGGAAGATCCCGGCGCCAAGCGACCCAGAGCTCGCCATCGGTGCAGTGTCCGATCACGGAGTCCTTCTCAACGACGACCTAATCCGCAGTCTTTCCGTTACGCGTGACTATATGCGTGAGGCGGTTGCCAAGGAAAGGGCGGAGATCGAGCGCAGGTCTCGTTTGTACCGCGGTTCTGAGCCGGTGCCGAGCATCAAGGGCAGGACGGTCATCATCGTGGACGACGGCGTTGCCACGGGCTACACGATGCTCGCCGCGCTCCGCGGTGCGAAGACCCAGGAGCCGATGCGACTCGTGGCCGCGGTGCCGGTTGCACCTCCCGAGACCGTTCCGACGCTCGAGGCAGAGGCGGACGAAGTCGTCGTGCTGAGCACACCAGCGCTCTTCTTCGCCGTGGGACAGTTCTATGAGGACTTCACACAAGTGTCGGACGAGGAGGTGCAGGCGCTGCTGGCGCGGGTCCGGCGCTTCCGAAACGCTCCGAAAACGCCCCCTGAA